CGTCTTCATGAGCGCGGGGATGACCGGAAGCCACCTGCTCAATAGACTGATATCGGCCCATCCTCCAGGTCAAGGGGATGGCCCAGGTTTGGCCGAACCTCTTTCTTAGGTCATCGTCTTCCGCTCCCCACCCCCAGTATTGATTGCTGAACCCGTTAACCTGCCAAAAGTCCTCTTTGTTCACCAAGAGAACGCCACCGAAATAAAAAGGGCTGAACTGGTACTCATACTGCGAACAATGGGCGGCAAGATGAGTCGGCATGACGGGATAGGCGTAATTACATGATGCCGATTCCGGCAGCAAGTCGACATCATGAAAGCAGAAATAAACACTTTGGTCCTGGTAAAGGCTGAACCCCGCATTCATCAGTTTGGCCCGATTAAACAGGTCACCCCCCGCCTGCTCGATGACGACAACACGGTACTTGATTCCTTTCAGGAAACTGGCCATGTGCGGAACAAACTGTCTGAGATTCTCTTCGCGGTTACGAAAGGGGACCACAATAATCAGCTCTTCCGGTCTCTTCGCCGCACGCCTTGCCCTGACGAGCCGAAGAATGGCGGCAAACGCTTTTACGGGAGTTTTGATATCCAGCAACGCCACAAAGAACCGCGCGATGGTTTTCACGTCAGGGGGTCGCGATCTAGTACACATGATTTTCATAGATATGGCATTGCCCTATGCGTGTCAATCAGTCAACCGGTTGACCACTGACATCATAAATCCTGAGCCCGTCAATCGTCCCGCCTGTCATCTCCGGCAAGTTCCTGAAACGCGCATGCTCTTCTGCGGTTTCATCCCAGACAAAGTAGGCGTTCACGCCCAAACGGGCCAGAGCGGGAAGAATCTCGTGGTCGGGCGTCGCTCCTTTGATATCGAAGAAACGCAGTCCAAGATGGTAGGCAATGAAAAGAGTCTGGTGCCAGTTCTTGTTGGAGGCAATATTGCCAACCAGCCTGGTTTGGCTCGCCAGCCGCTTACTCAACTCATATACCGCCACCCCTTCCGCCTTCCCGTAGAGGACGCGGGTCTGCAGTGCCGCCGGCCCACCCATCGACAAGGCAAGGATAACACAGGCGACGATCCGCCACCTTCCGGCAAGAACACCCCGGGCTTCCTGATTCCAGATCATTCCGGCCCCCAACAGGGCCAGCAGAACCAGGCTGATAAACAGATAGCGGAATTCAACGATTAGCAGCAAGTAACCGCCCAAATACAGCATCAGGGTGGCGAGAAGTAACGCTGTTCCTCCCGGCTGCAGGCAAGCCCGACGCCTGCGTACACAACACACAATCGACCCGGCAATGATGACAACGGTCAATGGAGAGTACTGCTGAATCATACCCGCCATGAGTTTCAGGTTCTGCAAAACCGCATGCCCGCGATGGCGAATCACGACCGAGGGGGGAAAGGACGTGCCGCTTGATACGATAACCATCACGGACGGATCATCCCACATGCTGATCGCGGCAGCATCAGAAGGCGCCCTGAAACTGCGGCAGGATAACGATAGGGGATCAGCGTTACCAAGCGTCAATAACGTGCTGTTGTTCCGACCTGAAGTAGATACAGTGAAATGTCCGTACTTAACCGACAGGGCCGCAATCCATCCGCTGCTGAGCAGGACCAAAACAAAAAGGGCCACCCCATAGGCGCGCAAGACCGCAAGGCGACGCCCCGCCGCTGCCCCCGCCCCGAGCCAGAGCAGAACCGTCATCAGGGAAAGGTGGGCAATGAAGAAGTAGAATCCGTAGCCCTTGCTGAAATAGGCCAGCACACCCAGTATGCCGACCCAAACCGCCGTCCGGATTCCGTTCAGGTACCCGGGCCCGAAAAGGACGCCTAAATACCAGACCAGGACGCAAACCATTAAAAAATCAGGCGTCAGTTTCTGGAAGGTGAACAGCCACAGCGCGGGCAATAACGACGCCATGACGACCAGGCGCAGGCGTTCGGATAAGTGGCATCGTGCGGCCAGGACATACATCCCGGGAATCGTCGCCAGGCCGATGGCGATCGAAAGCAGTTTGCCCGCCAGAAGCGCATCGAGCCCTAGCGCCAGAAACGGAACGAGCAACCATGAGAGCAGCGGACCCCAGTAGGCGTTGATAGCGCCATGCCAGTCGCCTGCGAGATAGCGGCGGGCAATGGAGATGTAGGAAATTCCATCAGCATTAATCGCATGGAGGAATCCGGGCAACAAGGCCAGCGATACCAGGAGGTAAACCAAAGCAACGCCAACCACGCAGATTCGACCCCGCTTCATGACCTGCTGCCGCCGGCCTGCCGGAGCCCCGGGAATTGCCGGACCCGTTCCTCCTGATTGCTTTTCTCGCGATCCCTCATGTCCGGGTTATACCAACTCGCGGAAACCCTATCAAGAATCATGTCGGGATTGACGACCTAACGGGCAGGTGATATTTTTCACGGAACTGTGAATGTCCCATTTATCTATAGCGTGCCTTTTTCATGAAGGCCACGTGCGACCCCGAAAAATCCGTGTCCGTCATTATCCCCGTCTTCAACAGCCAGGAAACGATTGCCGCCTGCCTGCAGGCGGTCTTTCGATCCTCGCTCACGCCGTTTGATGTCATCGTTGTGGACGACGGGTCCACGGACGACTCGGCCGCCATCGCTCGTCGTTTTCCCTGCCGCGTGATCCAGCTAGAAAAGCAGTCCGGCCCGGGGACCGCCCGGAACGCCGGGGCACGCCTCGCCTCCTCCAACATCATGTTCTTCCTCGATTCGGACATCCTCATCGAGCCCGATACGCTGTCGCTCATCAGCGATTGCTTACGGGATCGGCCGGAACTCAGCGGCCTGTTCTGTTCGTACCAGAAAGACACGATTCCCTCTAATTTCTGCTCAACCTACAAGAACCTCCTGCACCACTTCATCCACCAGACCTCACGGGAGGAGGCGTCCACCTTTTGCGGCGGGTTCGGGGCCCTCACCAAGAATGCCTTTCTGTCGGTTGGCGGTTTTGATGAATCCTACACGGCGCTTGAGGATGTTGAACTGGGGTATCGGCTGATGCTGGCCGGCCACAAGATCTTCCTCAACAAACGCATTCAGGTGACGCACTGCAAGACCTACTCGCTCCTTGGCCTGATCAAGTCGGACGTCCTTAACCGGGCGATTCCATGGACCCGGATCATGGTCTCAAAATCGGTCTTCAAGAACGATTTGAACACGCGTATTCACCATGTCATCAGCGTGCCGGTCGCCTTTTTGATTCTCATCCTGCTCCCCTTATCGTTCCAGTTTCCGATGGGGCTCCTCATCCTGGCGCTCCTGACGGCGTCGCTCCTGGCGCTGAACCATTCCTTCCTGATATTCGTGTTCCGTGAAAAAGGCCCCGCCTTCACCCTGCAAACGGTGATCATGAACTGGGTCGGGTACTTGTACAGCGGCGCCGGGCTTGTTTTTGGGCTCCTTCCCTACGCCAGAGGGCGGTTCGTTGAAGAAAAGATGTGAGGTGAATCGCACCATGCTGTTAAGCATTCTCATCCCAACACTGACGGAACGGCGGATGCAATTCCTGGCCCTGAAGGGGCGATTGCAGCGTCAGGCCGCTGACCATGGCCTCGGAACCTGCGTGGAGATCCTGGCGGAAGAGGACAATCGGGAGCAATCCATCGGAATGAAGCGCAATCTTCTGCTCCAGAAAGCCACAGGTCACTTCGTGGTGTTCGTTGACGACGACGACGACGTGCATGACGCCTATGTGCCACTGATCTGCCACGCCATCAAGTCGCACCCGGATCTGGATTGCATCGGGATCCAGGGCACGATCCTGTTCCGCGGCAAACATCAACGGCCGTTCGTACATTCCCTCCAATACTCCGATTATGCCACCCTCGATGGAATTTACTGTCGTCCACCGTACCACCTGAACCCCATCCGCAGAGCCATCGCGGTGCAATACCGCTTTGCCGATACAAGCTACTCGGAGGATATCGACTGGTCGATCCGCATGAGGAATGACCGGGCGCTGACACGCGAGTACTTCATCAGGGAATCCCTCTATTGCTACCGGTCGCGCCGCTACTGGTTTTATCAAAGCATTCTGGATCGAACAGAGGGAATTCGCCATTTGCTGGGGCTGCGCCTGGTGAACCGGCTGCGCCCCTGGCGGAGAGAACCGGCGGGATTATGTGTGACTAGAGACTAGCAGGTGCCCCAGTTAATGTCCGAGAGCCTGGGAACTCAACGATAACTTTCCGTCCTTCGTCTCCATTCCCTCAGGCCAACTAAACGTCCCTTTCTCAAGTCGCTTCGTCATCACCCACAGTCCTGTGCCGTCCCAGTACAAAACCTTCACCCGGTTATGCCGCCGATTGGTGAACACGAACAAGCCGCCTCGTCATCACGGATACGAATCCCTGCTGTATCACGCAGGTATCAGGCTGGGAATGAGGTCAACGACGTATTAAGCCAGGATCGCATCCTTGCAAGCCTTGGCGACACGGAACTTCTTATGAGCTCCACGTGCCGTCATCTTGGTCGCACATGTATAGTGCCTTTGCAGGCCACGCAGAAGATGCGACCAGGAAAAGTGTACCACCCTTCTTTGGGATCAACAGGTTTCTCACAGACAGAACACTTCAGCGCTGCATCTCTGCTCATTGGTTCAGCGCAAGCTTTTGCAGGATCGTCATTATATTCATCCATGCATAACCTCCAAACTGATCAGTGCTTAGAGACTCGCGCCCAGGTGTCGGCGATTGATTTGTGCTGCGGTTTGGGAATCCTGCCAGACCGGAACTCGATGACGCCGTCGCCCGGGAAATTGTCACTGTAAAGCCTGAACCGGTCGGTCCCGTTTGGTTTGTAGGCCATCCAGATGAACCAGTCGGTCCCAACGCCGAACAACTCGGTGCCGTTATAATCACCGTGCTCCACCCCCAGGCAGAAACGTGATGGGTGCGGCGGATGGTGCCGCCAGTGATATCCAAGTGGTTTTGTTTTGCAATTCGGGTCAAGTCGGACCCAATTGCCAAATCAATCGATAAAGTCTTCATTGATTGCATTCTTTCAGGGGTGATCCACTGAGAAACGGTATATAATCGTGTTGTGATAGGTCTGGCCGGACCTCAGAACCACTGACGGGAATTGCGGCTTATTGGGTGAATCGGGATAATGCTGAGGCTCCATACAGAACCCGGTCCTATATTGATACGCGACCCCACCCTTGCCCACGTTGCTACCATCAAGGAAATTGCCGGAGTAGAATTGTAACCCGGGTTCCGTTGAAAATACATCCATGATCCTCCCCGTCACCGGCTCATGCACGGACGCAAGGTGCGCCAGATTGCCTGCAGGCTTGTTTATGACCCAGTTGTGATCATACCCCCCGCCAAACTTCAATTGCTCATCATCCACCGTGATGCGAGCGCCTATCGCCGCCGCTTTCCGAAAATCGAACGGGGTTCCCATAACCGGTTTCAACTCACCGGTGGGAATCAAGGTGCTATCCACAGGTGTAAAGGCATCCGCAAAGATTACTACCTCATGTCCTAGAATATCCCCTTTCCCCACCAAGTTGAAATACGAGTGATGGGTCAGATTGCACACCGTCGGCTTGTCCGTGGTCGCGGTGAGGTCAAGGCGCAGTTCGTTCTTTTCCGTTATCGAGTAGACCGCCGTCACGGACAACGCTCCAGGATAGCCCTCCTCGCCATCCGGGCTCACATACTTCAGTTCCAGCGTCGCCTCCGGCTTATCCTTCAGGATCTTTGCATCCCATACCACTTTATCAAAGCCCTTGATCCCACCATGTAGATGGTTGCCAATGTTATTGGTAGCCAGATTGTGCTCCGTACCGTTCAATGTGAACTTGCCTTTGGCAATACGATTTCCGCAACGTCCGATGAGCGCGCCGAAATAGGGTGTGGCCTTGATATATTCGTCAAGATTATCGTACCCGAGAACCACATCGCCTAGGGCGCCCTTCCGATCCGGCACCTTCAACGACACCACAATGCCGCCGTAGTTCATGATGCGGGCCTCAATGCCCTGGCTGTTCTTCAGGGTGAAGATCGCGACCTCCCGACCATCCGCCGTCTTTCCAAAGGGCACCGAAGTCACACTTCCTGCACCCAAAACCGAACCTGTTATCAGCCCCGCGACCAGTCCTGTCTGTATTATCTTCATAATATTGCATCTTCCTATTTTGACGTTGTTTTCCCTGATTTTTTCCATGCGCTGAATAGCATGAGTCCGCCAAACACGAGCAGAATCAGCCCCCACCAGAGATTGATGTTAATATCAAGGGAGCGCTTGTACATATCCCCGGAAGCCCGGGTGATGAATCCGAAAACAGCCAACATCGCACCCACGAGGGAGAACATGATTCCAATCGGCCAACAGATATCGAGAGTCATAATTTAAGTTCCTTTCGGTTTAGAAGAAAATGATGTTGAGGACCAGGCAGCCTGCCAGAAGAACCACCGCCTGAATGCCGGGCCGCATATACCAGGATTCATCGGCCGACTGGATTCTCGGCGTCAAGGAATACACCAGGCCCGTCAGCTCCGCATCGGTCTTATTCTGTTTCGTGGCCAGTGAGAGCCCGGTGGTCAACACCAGGCAGGTCAGGAAAGCAAAGGAGGCCAGCCAGAAATTCTGTGCCATCTCGCTTGGGAAGGACTGAACGACAGCAAGGTAACCACCCTTGACGCCGGGGGCATTCCCTGTCGCAAGGGTCAGGGAGTGGAAGATTGCCGAGGTGGTGGTACCCAGCAACAGGCCCCAGAAGGCACCCGTGGCCGTGATCCGCTTCCAGAACATACCCAGCAGGAAGGTGGCGAAGAGCGGCGCATTGACAAAGCCGAATACCAGCTGGATCACGTCCATGGCGTTGTTGTACATGGCGGCAAAGTAGGCGCAGGCAATACTGATCAGGATACCCGCCACCGTGGCGGCCCTTCCCATCCACATGTAGTGGGCGTCTCCCTTGTTCTTCCCGATATAGGCCTGATAGAGGTCGTAGGTCCAGATGGTGTTGAACGCAGTGACGTTACCCGCCATACCGGACATAAAGGAAGCCAGCAGTGCCGTTAGAGCCAGACCGAGCAGGCCGGTGGGACAGTACCGTTTGATCAGCGACAGGATTACGCCGTCATAGTCGTTTTCCGCCACGGCATTCTGCACGCGGCTCTTGATATCGGCGTCGCTCAGGGTCGAGGCGTCCTTAATGATGGCTGTCACATTGGCCGGGCGCATCTTCAACCCCGCCGCCTTGGCGACTTCCTGGACTGCAGCGTCACCCGTCAGTCCGGTAGCAGCCGCATTTTTGACGACCGGGATGATCTTCTCATAGGCGGATTCGGCAATCACCCGGGGGGGTAGCCGATAGCCGTCCTTTCCGGAGAATGCCAGACCCGCAGCGATCATGCCGGGCAGGATCACCAGGGCGGGAATGAGCATCTTGGGGATGGCCCCGATCAGTGGCGTGCGACGGGCGGCACTCATATCTTTGGCCGCCATAGCCCGCTGGACAACGAGAAAGTTGGTACACCAGTACCCGAAGGCCAGCACGAAGCCGAGCCCGAAAATCATAGCGAAGAGATCCACCCCCATCGGGTTGGCATCGGCCCCCCGCAACATCGGACTCCAGGCACCAGTCCAGGCGTCAGGCTGGAAGCTCTTATCGCCGACACCGATCGAGGCCGGGTTCATGGCGACCCCTGCCAACTTCTCCTTCAGCGCGCTCCACCCGCCCACATCCTTGAGGCCCAGATAGACCACAGGCGAGAAGCCCAACACGATCATGAAGAACTGCAACACTTCCGTATAGATCGCCGAGGTCAGCCCGCCTTTAAGCACGTAGAGCAACACCACGCCCGAACAGATCCACAGGCTCATGTGATAGTTCCATCCCAGAAGTGCGTTCAGCAGCTTGGCCAATGCATTCATCGAAATGCCAGAGGCAAAGACGGTCATCACGGCAAACGTGATGGAGTTCAGACACCGAACCCGTCCGTCAAACCTCATATTCAGGTATTCGGGCACTGATCGCGCCTTGGAGCCATAATAGAACGGCATCATGAACACCGCCAGGAAGGTCATGGCAAGGATCGCGCCGATCCAATAGAAATGGCAGGTCATCATGCCGTATTTGGCACCGCTGGCCGCCATGCCAACCAGTTCCAGCGCGCCCAGGTTGGCGGAAATGAACGCTAGCCCCGTCACCCAGGCGGGTATCGACCGACCTGAGAGAAAGAAGTCATTGCTCGACTTCATATACTTGCGAAGCGCCTGGCCAATACCCAGCACCGCCCCGACATAGATCAACATGATCGTGTAATCCATCCACCCCAATATCACATTCGGCATTTGCTTCCCCCTTTTCCTTTGCGAGATGACTCAAAATATTCCTCGATCTCCTCCAGCGACTTACCCTTGGTTTCCGGCAGGAAGAAAAAGGCCGTGATGAAATAGATCACCGTAACACCTGCGAACATGAAGAACATCGTAGAGTAGCCGTACCTCCCCACAGTCGGCAAAAAGACAGCAGCGATGGTCGTTGAGACCGCCTGGTTAATGAGCAGGGCAATGCTCATCCCGTTGGAGCGGATCCTCGTGGGCATCAGCTCGGACAACGCCAGCCAGACACAGACTCCGGGCCCGATGGCAAAGAAGGCGATGAAGACAAAGATGAAAATGGCCGTGAGCCACCCGTTGCCCGAAGACGGGATCGGCGTCAGCAGGGCGTTCTCGATCTTCAGCGGGGCCGTTTTCGCGGCCTTCAGATCCGCGAAGGGATTCTTGAAAAATGCTTCGACCGCACTGGAGGGAACACAACTGCCCCGATCAATCGTCAGGGCCGCACCCAGATCAGTGGAGCGAACCACCTTCGTCGCCGCCCGAAAATCACCATAGGAGTAAATGACAATCAGAGTCGACAACGCGGTCTCCAATTCCGGCGTCTATGAGTACCGGGTCCGCGCGGGGCTGGTCAACACTTCGTCGGCCCCCTCGTCCGTTGCCCGGGCGGTGCTGGGAACAGGGCCGGCCAACAGGGTTCCGATTGTCGAGGCGGGGGGCGGACAGACCGTGATCCTGCCAATGGGGGTGACCCGGGGAACACTTGCGTTGAACGGCAGTGCGAGTGACCCCGATGACGGTCCCAGCCCACTCGCGACAACATGGGTACTCCTGAATGGTCCCGCAGGTGTGGTGATTGCCAACAGCAATGCATTCAATACCACTGTGACCATTACCAATAATGGATCCTATACGCTCGGCCTCCTGGCTTGTGATGGAGCGGCAACGTCGACGGATACGGTGACCGAAACGGTTCAGTTGACCACCTCCAGTACCAATGCCTCGGAGTTCATGTTGGACTCAAACACCATTGCGCTGTGGCATCTGAAGGGGGACGGGACGGATGCCAGCGGGAATGGACATACGCTGGTGTTCATGAACGGTCCATCATTTGTCAGTAACAACACGGCCCTAGCCTGGATGGGCAGCACGTCCGGCGCGGCATTGCGTGTCACCTATCCCCAAATGGCGCTGGGCATCATTCCGAATTCCGTGTTTTCCGCCGCGCATACTCCCATCACAATCGAGGAGCGGCTTTTCATGAATGCCTGGGGGCCCAATAACGCCAACTACATCTACTGCGGGTTCTCGCAGAACTGGGACCTCGTCTTTCAATTTCAGCAACAAAGCTGGGGACTTCCTGCAATCAAAGCCTGGAATGGGAGTGTGGTGGTGGCGACCAACCAGGTCGTATCGGCGCTGACGACGGGGGTTTGGCATCATCTGATGATGACCTTCGACGGCACCAATCAATATAAGGCTTTTATCGATGGCGTCTTGCTTGGAAGCTATGCTACCAATGCGCCAAACTGGGCACGCACGACCTATTTCACAAATCAGTTCGGCAATTTCGACGGGTATCTGGATGAAATCCGCATCAGTCGCGTGGTTCGATCCTACCAGGGTGCTCCGCAAGCGGTTACCGTTCAGGGAGTGGCTATTGGGAATGGTGTTGTCAGCCCCGCCCTGACCAACATCATCCAGGGCGGTGCCTTGGCCATCACGGCCTTTCCGACCAACTTCTTCCATGTGGCCGAGATCGACACGAACAACGTGATCGTGGCCGCCTCATGGCCAACCGGAGTCGTAACATATATCTGGAGCAACGTCACCGCATCCGGAACAGCTCAGGTGACTTTCGCCCAGAATATCGCGCCCCGGGGGACGCCGGAGATTTGGCTTAACCAGTATGGATTCATCCAATCCTTCCCTGCCGCCGAAACATCCCTTGCGGTGAACGGCTACAGTTACGGGGATAGTTACATTGCCGGTTTGGATCCAACGAATCCATCCTCGGTATTCCGGATTGTGACCGTTACAAACCGACTTTCAGTCCGGGACTTCTATTTTCCCTCGCTGACGGACCGCACCTACACCCTCAAATGGAGCACCAATCTATTTGACCACTCCTGGTATGCGGTGGCAGGGCAGTCGAACATCTGGGGCGCCAGCGGGATCATGTCGCTGCATGATTTTACCATCTTCCCGTCTCGCTTCTATAGACTCGAAGTCCAGAAGCCCTGAACGAAACCTGTTCTTGGGGCGCTCTATTACCGCGGATATGACTGCGCGAGTGTAGACAACAGGAGCACGGCATGGCTATACCGCGGTGTGCACCAGTGATCGACACGGTTTACCCCACCCATAGCAGCGTCGTACCCCAGCGCTAACGGTTGATCGTTGATTCTCCGGTGTGCGCCGGAGGCGCCGCATGGACGGTCATGCTTCAAACGGGGGGTTAGGTGTAAGGGGCTATACTCATGCACTTCGAGCCGGTAAATCCTTCATCAGGTACAGAATTATGAACCTTCTAAGCCGGCTTCCTGCGGATGTGATTATTCTGCTACTTGGCGCCATAATCCGACGTCACTATGATAACAAGGGTGCTTTAATGATCTGACAACCGGTTCTTGGTGTCAATTTGGTGTCAATATCGATCGAGCTTTTTGGGTGTTTCGGGGTCCCGATGGAGCCTCATGGAACCAACGAATGAAAGAGCCGTAAAACGGCCTTTTATTAGGTTTTTATTGGGATTTGCAGGTGTTTTCTGATGGTGGAGGATGCGGGGGTCGAACCCGCGACCTCTTGAATGCCATTCAAGCGCTCTACCAAACTGAGCTAATCCCCCATCAGAAAACTTCCGTAGCAAAACGGGCCGCAATACTGCCGACTTGTGCCCGCATTGTCAACCTTTCGCCATTATTTTTTTAGGTTGGCTACCAACTCACGGGCGAACCGGGGAATACCGGGGTCACGCGCCCCCATGCCAAGCACCACATCCCCCGCCTTGGCCTGAGTCATTACTTCAGCCATCAGCACATCGTAATCCGTCATCCAGCTGGCCGGCACGCCGCGTTCACGCAATGCGGCCACCAGCTCATCAGCGTCCCGTTGCTTGCTGACAGTCCCCCCCGCATAATAGACCGGCATCAGATACAAGCGATCCTGCGGGCGACACAACCCGGCAAAGGTATCGACCAGATCATCGAACATCAGCGACAAGGGCCGGTAGCCGTGTGGCCGCCAAAACGCGAGCACACGCCCATAATGAGGGGCCACCGCCCGCCAGGCCGCGGCAATTTTCGCAGGATTATGCGCGTATTCATCGAGCACCGTCACCCCCGCCGCCTCCCCGATTTTCTCCAGACGTCGCTGGATTCCCTGAAACTGGCTCAAGGCATCCCGTATGGGTTTGAGTTCAAACCCCATTCGCTGACACAGGATCGCCGCCTGAAGGGCGTTTTCCGCATTATGGGCTCCCAGCATGGGAAGCTCAAAGTCCAACCCCTCATACTTGAACCGGGCCCCCTGTTTCCCCAATTGCGGCTTCATCCCCTGCCAGGGCATTCCGGGAGCCCACCCGACCAGGCATTCCCGCCGCACCTGGCTCTTGAATTGGGCGAACAGGCGTTCGGTCTCCTCGAGGCTGAAATGATCGGCGGACATATTGGTGATCAGTGCCCAATCGGGGGAGAACCGCAGGAGGGAACGATCACTCTCGTCCGCCTCAATTACGCACAACCGCGATTGGCCGGTGCGGACATTTCCGATACGCCGGGCATCGGCCCAATTCACCAGCGCACCGCCATTGACCACCGTGGGATCAGCCCCCAACTGTTCCAGCAACCACCCCACCATGCCGGTCACCGTGGTTTTCCCGGAGGTTCCCGCAATGGCCACGACCTCTTTGCCCGCCACCAGTTCGGCCAACATTTCGGCGCGATGACGGACCGGTACCTTCAGGCGCTGAGCCGCCACGATGTCGGCATTATCCGGTTCGATGGCGGTACTGACCACTACGGCCCCGGTATCCGCCTGCACGCCACGGCCATCCTGGGCATAAAATTGAATGCCAGCCTCCTTGAGCTTTCGAATGACCTCAAGATCCTGGCCTTGGTCCTGATACCGGTCCGAGCCACTCACGCGCCGCCCCCCCCCGCTGAGGGCCTGGGCCAGGGCATTCATCCCCACCCCTGCCACGCCCACCAGATGGCATGATTTCGAACGTTCTATGGTCATATCAAAGCCCCTTTGTTTCCGGGAACAGATAGTCGATGAAATGGCGAACCACGATGTCCCCTTCAGGCGGTGAAATGGCGAGATCCGGGCTCAACTCAATCAGCCAGAATCGTCCCGTCTTTTCATTGACCAGAAAATCAATCCCGATCACCGGTACGCCCAGTTTTCTGGCCGCCCGGGCCGCCAGCTTCACGAGCTTTGGTTCAACGGACCGGGTGACGATATCCACGCTCCCGCCGGTGTGATAATTCGAGGTGAGCCGCACCTGGATACTGCGCCCTACGGCGGGCACGGTCGTCCAGCTCAAGCCCAGAGCCGCCAGATTACGCCCCGTCTCCGCATCGACCGGGATCACGTGACTGGGATCCAGCGCCCGTTCCACCCGGTTCTGGGCGAGAATGAGTTTCCGGATAGAGTCCCGCCCATTGCCTGTAACCCGGGCGGCTCGCCGGCGGATCGCTGCCACATACCGGTAATCTACAAAAATAAGCCGGTAATCCTCGCCACCGACATACTCTTCCAGAACCACCTCTTCCTCAAACGTCCTGGCAAAATTGATGGCACGGGTGAGTTCCTTGAGGGTCCGCACCGCCACCGAGACTCCGCGTCCGCCCCATTGCGTACAGGGCTTGACCACAATCGTTTTGAATTTTTTCAGAAATGCCTGGGCGGCGGGCACATCGGTAAACGCCGCCTGGGCCGGCACCGGAAACCCCTGGGCGCTGAGAAAACAGTTAGCCAGACGCTTGTTTTGCGTCATATGAAACGTCACAGCCCCCACCTGGTCGGTCAGGGCGTTATAGCAACGGATCTTCCTGGTTTTATGCTTCAGCACAAACACCGGCGTCACGGGGTCGATGACCTCGATTCCGATCCCGCGCCGTTGCGCCTCACGGGTGATGGTCGTGGTATAAATGGAATTCATAGGGCGTCATGGTAAGCCATCCCTCAGGCCGGATAAAGAAAAGAAAATCGCGCAAAGAACTGTTGTTTCCCTGCGGGAAACCTTGGTAGTGTCTGGGTACATGAGTATACGGATTTTAGGCGAACATCCTCTGG
The sequence above is a segment of the bacterium genome. Coding sequences within it:
- a CDS encoding galactosyltransferase-related protein, producing MKTIARFFVALLDIKTPVKAFAAILRLVRARRAAKRPEELIIVVPFRNREENLRQFVPHMASFLKGIKYRVVVIEQAGGDLFNRAKLMNAGFSLYQDQSVYFCFHDVDLLPESASCNYAYPVMPTHLAAHCSQYEYQFSPFYFGGVLLVNKEDFWQVNGFSNQYWGWGAEDDDLRKRFGQTWAIPLTWRMGRYQSIEQVASGHPRAHEDVKRRGNPDYQANCKRLGSGKRLPYDSRTEGLSDLKFELLDTIRGDGFMKHIVRL
- a CDS encoding aldose epimerase family protein is translated as MKIIQTGLVAGLITGSVLGAGSVTSVPFGKTADGREVAIFTLKNSQGIEARIMNYGGIVVSLKVPDRKGALGDVVLGYDNLDEYIKATPYFGALIGRCGNRIAKGKFTLNGTEHNLATNNIGNHLHGGIKGFDKVVWDAKILKDKPEATLELKYVSPDGEEGYPGALSVTAVYSITEKNELRLDLTATTDKPTVCNLTHHSYFNLVGKGDILGHEVVIFADAFTPVDSTLIPTGELKPVMGTPFDFRKAAAIGARITVDDEQLKFGGGYDHNWVINKPAGNLAHLASVHEPVTGRIMDVFSTEPGLQFYSGNFLDGSNVGKGGVAYQYRTGFCMEPQHYPDSPNKPQFPSVVLRSGQTYHNTIIYRFSVDHP
- a CDS encoding sodium:solute symporter family protein, with the translated sequence MPNVILGWMDYTIMLIYVGAVLGIGQALRKYMKSSNDFFLSGRSIPAWVTGLAFISANLGALELVGMAASGAKYGMMTCHFYWIGAILAMTFLAVFMMPFYYGSKARSVPEYLNMRFDGRVRCLNSITFAVMTVFASGISMNALAKLLNALLGWNYHMSLWICSGVVLLYVLKGGLTSAIYTEVLQFFMIVLGFSPVVYLGLKDVGGWSALKEKLAGVAMNPASIGVGDKSFQPDAWTGAWSPMLRGADANPMGVDLFAMIFGLGFVLAFGYWCTNFLVVQRAMAAKDMSAARRTPLIGAIPKMLIPALVILPGMIAAGLAFSGKDGYRLPPRVIAESAYEKIIPVVKNAAATGLTGDAAVQEVAKAAGLKMRPANVTAIIKDASTLSDADIKSRVQNAVAENDYDGVILSLIKRYCPTGLLGLALTALLASFMSGMAGNVTAFNTIWTYDLYQAYIGKNKGDAHYMWMGRAATVAGILISIACAYFAAMYNNAMDVIQLVFGFVNAPLFATFLLGMFWKRITATGAFWGLLLGTTTSAIFHSLTLATGNAPGVKGGYLAVVQSFPSEMAQNFWLASFAFLTCLVLTTGLSLATKQNKTDAELTGLVYSLTPRIQSADESWYMRPGIQAVVLLAGCLVLNIIFF
- a CDS encoding glycosyltransferase, giving the protein MKATCDPEKSVSVIIPVFNSQETIAACLQAVFRSSLTPFDVIVVDDGSTDDSAAIARRFPCRVIQLEKQSGPGTARNAGARLASSNIMFFLDSDILIEPDTLSLISDCLRDRPELSGLFCSYQKDTIPSNFCSTYKNLLHHFIHQTSREEASTFCGGFGALTKNAFLSVGGFDESYTALEDVELGYRLMLAGHKIFLNKRIQVTHCKTYSLLGLIKSDVLNRAIPWTRIMVSKSVFKNDLNTRIHHVISVPVAFLILILLPLSFQFPMGLLILALLTASLLALNHSFLIFVFREKGPAFTLQTVIMNWVGYLYSGAGLVFGLLPYARGRFVEEKM
- the tnpB gene encoding IS66 family insertion sequence element accessory protein TnpB (TnpB, as the term is used for proteins encoded by IS66 family insertion elements, is considered an accessory protein, since TnpC, encoded by a neighboring gene, is a DDE family transposase.), with amino-acid sequence MFTNRRHNRVKVLYWDGTGLWVMTKRLEKGTFSWPEGMETKDGKLSLSSQALGH